One Paraburkholderia sp. IMGN_8 DNA window includes the following coding sequences:
- a CDS encoding GNAT family N-acetyltransferase produces MNDQTLHSDPAVESRITIKALEQSDMASFAEIMSLPGVRRGTLSVGYRNAEKIAAWHERHLKGSVSVCAWLEGRMVGHAGLTVFRPCRAHSAELGLAVHDAYHGRGVGTALLRALTETADASLGLRRLELQVFTDNTPAIALYRKFGFVEEGVSRGYAMRDGILADALHMARLADAPSFLAI; encoded by the coding sequence ATGAACGATCAAACCTTGCACAGCGACCCGGCAGTGGAGAGCCGCATCACGATCAAGGCGCTTGAACAGTCCGATATGGCGTCGTTCGCCGAGATCATGAGCCTGCCCGGCGTGCGGCGCGGCACGCTGTCAGTCGGTTATCGCAACGCCGAAAAAATCGCCGCGTGGCACGAACGGCACCTCAAAGGCAGTGTAAGCGTGTGCGCATGGCTGGAAGGTCGCATGGTGGGGCACGCCGGGCTTACGGTATTTCGGCCGTGCCGTGCGCATAGCGCCGAGTTAGGATTGGCCGTGCACGACGCGTATCATGGGCGCGGTGTCGGCACGGCGCTCCTGCGCGCGTTGACCGAAACCGCGGATGCGTCGCTCGGTTTGCGCCGCCTCGAACTGCAGGTGTTCACGGACAACACACCGGCGATCGCGCTATACCGCAAGTTCGGCTTCGTCGAAGAAGGCGTGTCGCGCGGCTACGCGATGCGCGACGGCATACTGGCCGATGCGCTGCATATGGCCCGTCTCGCCGACGCACCGAGCTTCCTCGCCATCTGA
- a CDS encoding GNAT family N-acetyltransferase, with protein sequence MDQHIKTKSKPESLPEGLTLRALRAADAEPFHAMQQLPVVVNGNPHPPFQSFASTREYIEKLEPSEIVIAATIGDTLVGEAELTPSKGRRSHAGSLGICVHDAWHRRGIGNALMTELLDVADNWLGLRRVELHVFADNHTALALYRKFGFEVEARQRGAVLRGGVLIDCFFMARLREAAPFMSTPSTAAQLSLSTPNIAAE encoded by the coding sequence ATGGATCAACACATAAAAACAAAATCCAAACCTGAGAGCTTGCCCGAGGGTCTGACGCTGCGCGCATTGCGCGCGGCCGACGCCGAGCCATTCCACGCGATGCAGCAACTGCCGGTCGTGGTGAATGGCAATCCGCACCCGCCGTTTCAGTCGTTTGCCAGCACGCGCGAATACATCGAAAAGCTCGAACCCAGCGAGATCGTGATCGCGGCGACGATCGGCGACACGCTGGTCGGTGAAGCGGAACTGACGCCTTCGAAGGGGCGCCGCTCGCATGCCGGCTCGCTCGGCATCTGCGTGCACGACGCATGGCATCGGCGCGGCATCGGCAATGCGCTGATGACCGAACTGCTCGATGTGGCCGACAACTGGCTCGGCCTGCGCCGTGTCGAGTTGCACGTGTTCGCCGATAACCACACGGCGCTCGCGTTGTACCGCAAGTTCGGCTTCGAGGTCGAAGCGCGGCAACGCGGCGCGGTGTTGCGCGGCGGCGTGCTGATCGATTGCTTCTTCATGGCGCGGCTGCGCGAGGCGGCGCCGTTCATGTCGACGCCGTCAACTGCAGCGCAGTTATCACTGTCGACACCGAACATTGCCGCGGAATAA
- a CDS encoding metallopeptidase TldD-related protein — translation MSQFMSSRAGASLDWQQHFTSLADAIERLQQGGEATLSSFAGEQSDFIRFNAGKVRQIGSVSQGKLTLRLIDGARQAYSTLTVCGDLQQDLGEVSAALATLRDGLRDAADDPHLLFDTSQWQRATQRSGKLPDPQGLLRTVAECAQGLDFVGFYAGGTIVRGFASTSGSRGWYEVDNFNFSWSLYDPSGRAIKTTYAGDDWSDATFARKVEQAAARLAVLARMPRALAPGRYRSYLAPAALAELLGVTAWSGFSARAQASSRSELYKLHTGEVALDPRVSLSEDLNLGITPGFNDDGYLRESVPLIQAGRSAERLTNARSAREYGLTPNGALANESPATLSMEGGDLAEEDVLAKLDTGLYIGNLWYVNFSDRMNCRLTGMTRFATFWVEQGQIVAPLEAMRFDDSLYRLLGGELEQLGAQPELLLSDSTWGERATGGMQLPGILARSFELTL, via the coding sequence ATGAGCCAATTCATGTCCTCGCGGGCCGGTGCATCGCTCGACTGGCAGCAGCATTTCACGTCGTTGGCCGATGCGATCGAGCGCTTGCAACAAGGTGGCGAAGCCACGCTGAGTTCGTTTGCGGGCGAGCAGTCCGACTTTATTCGCTTCAACGCGGGCAAGGTGCGGCAGATCGGCAGCGTGTCGCAAGGCAAGCTGACCTTGCGGTTGATCGACGGCGCACGTCAGGCCTATTCGACGCTGACCGTATGCGGCGACCTGCAACAGGATCTCGGCGAAGTGAGCGCGGCGCTCGCCACCTTGCGCGATGGCTTGCGCGATGCGGCGGACGATCCACATCTGTTGTTCGATACGTCGCAATGGCAGCGGGCCACGCAGCGTTCCGGCAAGCTGCCGGACCCGCAGGGCTTGTTGCGCACTGTCGCCGAATGCGCGCAGGGGCTGGATTTCGTCGGCTTTTACGCGGGCGGCACGATCGTGCGCGGCTTCGCGTCCACCAGCGGCAGCCGCGGCTGGTACGAAGTCGACAACTTCAATTTCAGCTGGTCGCTGTACGACCCGAGCGGCCGGGCGATCAAAACGACCTATGCCGGCGACGACTGGAGCGATGCCACCTTCGCGCGCAAAGTCGAGCAGGCGGCGGCACGCCTCGCCGTGCTCGCGCGTATGCCGCGCGCGTTGGCGCCGGGGCGTTATCGCTCGTATCTGGCGCCCGCGGCGCTTGCTGAATTGCTCGGCGTGACCGCATGGAGCGGATTCTCCGCGCGGGCGCAAGCGAGCTCGCGCAGCGAGTTGTACAAACTGCACACCGGCGAAGTCGCGCTCGATCCGCGTGTGAGCTTGAGCGAAGACCTGAACCTCGGCATCACGCCGGGCTTCAACGACGACGGCTATCTGCGCGAAAGCGTGCCGCTGATCCAGGCGGGGCGAAGCGCCGAGCGCTTGACCAATGCCCGCAGCGCACGCGAGTACGGTTTGACGCCCAACGGCGCGCTGGCGAACGAGTCGCCGGCGACGCTTTCGATGGAAGGCGGCGATCTGGCGGAAGAGGACGTGCTGGCGAAGCTCGATACCGGCCTCTACATCGGCAATCTCTGGTACGTGAATTTCTCGGACCGGATGAATTGCCGCCTGACCGGCATGACGCGCTTCGCGACTTTTTGGGTCGAGCAGGGGCAGATCGTCGCGCCGCTCGAGGCGATGCGTTTCGACGACAGCTTGTACCGCTTGCTCGGTGGCGAGCTCGAACAGCTCGGCGCGCAACCCGAGTTGCTGCTGAGCGACTCCACGTGGGGAGAGCGCGCAACCGGCGGTATGCAATTACCCGGCATTCTGGCGAGATCTTTTGAATTGACGTTATGA
- a CDS encoding TldD/PmbA family protein yields the protein MIDERWAQAARTLTSRAAFWSLRIVDEQIDDHEIRNDIAQPLRTVRDRGAMLIAWVGAGAGYAATANLSAAGLQAALDIATARAEASAVLSLIDHREVVRPAVSGCYVSPNAQHALPSRAEWLDRLGAECASANLDTRIVERVAGVQITHADQLYITGDRVRIDQQFRFVMPQLSVAAHANGDTQVRTLGGNYGTLGQGGIEILARFGFEGAGVRVANEALQLLAAPNCPSGRRDLLLMPDQMMLQIHESIGHPLELDRILGDERNFAGWSFVKQEMFGSYRYGSELLNVTFDPELREEAAAYAFDDDGTEAHKQYLIRDGVLERPLGGALSQQRAHMPGVANSRASNWNRPPIDRMANLNIEPGHSSLDEMIGNIEHGILMRTNTSWSIDDHRNKFQFGCEFGQLIENGKLTQVVKQPNYRGISANFWRSLSAVGNAGTREVYGTSMCGKGEPAQIIRVGHASPACVFSNVDVFGGA from the coding sequence ATGATTGACGAACGTTGGGCGCAAGCCGCCCGCACGCTTACGAGCCGCGCGGCGTTCTGGTCGCTGCGCATCGTCGATGAACAGATCGACGACCACGAAATCCGCAATGACATCGCGCAGCCGCTGCGCACGGTGCGCGATCGCGGCGCGATGCTGATCGCATGGGTGGGCGCGGGAGCGGGCTATGCGGCCACGGCGAATCTGTCCGCCGCCGGCTTGCAGGCGGCGCTCGATATAGCGACGGCGCGCGCGGAAGCGAGCGCAGTGCTGTCTTTGATCGACCATCGCGAGGTGGTGCGTCCGGCTGTCAGCGGTTGTTATGTGTCACCGAATGCGCAGCACGCGTTGCCGAGCCGGGCCGAATGGCTTGACCGATTGGGCGCGGAATGCGCGAGCGCGAATCTCGATACACGTATTGTCGAACGTGTGGCGGGCGTGCAGATCACGCATGCCGATCAGCTCTACATCACCGGCGACCGCGTACGGATCGACCAGCAGTTCCGCTTTGTGATGCCGCAATTGAGCGTGGCCGCGCACGCGAACGGCGACACCCAGGTGCGCACGCTCGGCGGCAACTACGGCACGCTCGGGCAGGGCGGCATTGAAATCCTGGCGCGCTTCGGCTTCGAAGGCGCGGGTGTGCGGGTCGCCAACGAAGCATTGCAGCTGCTGGCCGCGCCGAATTGCCCTTCAGGCAGGCGCGATCTGTTGCTGATGCCCGATCAGATGATGCTGCAGATTCACGAATCGATCGGCCATCCGCTCGAGCTTGACCGTATTCTCGGCGACGAGCGCAACTTCGCGGGCTGGAGCTTCGTGAAGCAGGAGATGTTCGGCTCATACCGCTACGGTTCCGAACTGCTGAACGTCACCTTCGACCCGGAGCTGCGCGAGGAAGCCGCCGCTTACGCGTTCGACGACGACGGCACAGAAGCGCACAAACAGTATCTGATTCGCGACGGCGTGCTCGAACGGCCGCTGGGCGGCGCGCTTTCACAGCAGCGCGCGCACATGCCCGGCGTCGCCAATTCGCGTGCGTCGAACTGGAACCGGCCGCCGATCGACCGGATGGCGAATCTGAACATCGAGCCCGGCCATAGCTCGCTGGACGAGATGATCGGCAACATCGAACACGGCATTCTGATGCGCACCAACACCTCGTGGTCGATCGACGACCATCGCAACAAATTCCAGTTCGGCTGCGAGTTCGGCCAGCTGATCGAAAACGGCAAGCTCACGCAGGTGGTGAAGCAGCCGAATTATCGCGGCATCTCGGCGAATTTCTGGCGCAGTCTGAGCGCGGTGGGCAATGCGGGCACGCGCGAGGTGTACGGCACCTCGATGTGCGGCAAGGGCGAACCGGCGCAGATCATTCGCGTCGGTCATGCATCGCCTGCATGCGTGTTCAGCAACGTCGACGTGTTCGGAGGCGCCTGA
- a CDS encoding dipeptide ABC transporter ATP-binding protein, producing MSDARLNQPLLEIDRFSVRFGDKTAVHELNLSIARGERVALVGESGSGKSVTALSILQLVEHAELSGRILLDGEDLLQKTEQQMRGIRGADVAMVFQEPMTALNPLFTIGKQIAESLRLHEGLRPNAARERGIELLRRTGIPEPEWRIDSFPHQLSGGQRQRAMIAMALACRPRLLLADEPTTALDVTVRQQIVDLLIALQEQEAAERGMAVLLITHDLNLVKRFAQRVAVMEKGVLVETNTTEALFADPQHPYTKRLLDSEPQRAVEPIEAGARRLLEVQGLAVDYRTSAKGWRSMFRRATFRAVQEVDLSLRRGETLGIVGESGSGKSTLAATVLGLQQPAAGHIHIDGLPLSTLKTATSRRALYARMQVVFQDPFGSLSQRMTVEQIIGEGLAMHRPEVDAKARRARVGGLLEEVGMPADAMLRYPHEFSGGQRQRIAIARALAVEPELLVLDEPTSALDVSIQKQVLNLLTNLQKKYKLSFLFITHDLAVMRAMAHRVIVMKSGRIVEAGDTLDVLHAPSHPYTRALLASSLVLPPG from the coding sequence ATGAGCGACGCCAGGCTGAACCAACCCTTACTGGAAATCGACCGCTTTTCCGTGCGTTTCGGCGACAAGACCGCGGTGCATGAACTCAACCTCTCGATCGCGCGCGGCGAACGGGTCGCGCTGGTCGGCGAATCGGGCTCGGGCAAGAGCGTCACCGCGTTGTCGATCTTGCAGCTGGTCGAGCATGCGGAGCTGAGCGGGCGCATCCTGCTCGACGGCGAAGACCTGCTGCAAAAAACAGAACAGCAGATGCGCGGAATTCGCGGCGCGGATGTCGCGATGGTGTTTCAGGAGCCGATGACCGCTCTCAATCCGCTCTTCACGATCGGCAAGCAGATCGCCGAGAGTTTGCGCCTGCATGAAGGCTTGCGGCCGAACGCGGCACGCGAGCGCGGCATCGAATTGCTTAGGCGCACCGGCATTCCCGAGCCGGAGTGGCGCATCGACAGCTTTCCGCATCAACTGTCCGGCGGCCAGCGGCAGCGCGCGATGATCGCGATGGCGCTCGCGTGCCGCCCTCGTTTGCTGCTCGCCGACGAACCCACTACCGCGCTCGACGTCACCGTGCGTCAGCAAATCGTCGATCTGCTGATCGCGTTGCAGGAGCAGGAAGCGGCCGAACGCGGGATGGCCGTGCTGCTGATCACGCACGACCTGAATCTGGTCAAGCGCTTCGCGCAGCGCGTCGCGGTGATGGAGAAGGGTGTGCTGGTCGAAACCAATACGACCGAAGCCTTGTTCGCCGATCCGCAGCATCCGTATACGAAGCGCCTGCTCGACAGCGAGCCGCAACGCGCGGTCGAGCCGATCGAAGCCGGCGCGCGGCGGCTGCTCGAAGTGCAAGGCCTCGCGGTCGATTACCGCACGTCCGCGAAGGGCTGGCGTTCGATGTTCAGGCGCGCCACGTTTCGCGCGGTACAGGAGGTCGATTTGAGCTTGCGGCGCGGCGAGACGCTCGGGATCGTCGGCGAATCGGGTTCGGGCAAATCGACGCTGGCGGCCACCGTGCTAGGTTTGCAGCAACCGGCCGCGGGCCATATTCACATCGACGGCTTGCCGTTGTCGACGCTGAAGACCGCCACCTCGCGCCGTGCGCTGTATGCGCGGATGCAGGTCGTGTTCCAGGACCCGTTCGGTTCGCTGTCGCAGCGGATGACGGTGGAGCAGATCATCGGCGAGGGCCTCGCCATGCATCGGCCGGAAGTGGATGCGAAGGCGCGGCGCGCGCGGGTGGGCGGCCTGCTCGAAGAGGTCGGCATGCCCGCCGATGCGATGCTGCGCTATCCGCACGAGTTTTCCGGCGGACAGCGCCAGCGCATTGCGATTGCGCGCGCGCTGGCGGTCGAGCCTGAGTTGCTGGTGCTCGACGAGCCGACCAGCGCACTCGACGTGTCGATCCAGAAGCAGGTGCTGAATCTGCTGACAAATCTGCAGAAAAAGTACAAGCTTAGCTTTTTGTTCATCACGCACGATCTGGCGGTGATGCGAGCCATGGCGCATCGCGTGATCGTGATGAAGTCGGGACGCATCGTGGAAGCCGGCGACACACTCGACGTGTTGCATGCGCCGTCGCATCCTTATACCCGGGCGCTGCTGGCGTCGTCGCTGGTCCTGCCGCCGGGCTGA
- a CDS encoding ABC transporter permease, with product MSLSTPASNSTAWTADAAGVAYAASPSPWRRTWLRFKQQRLGYWSLVIFVSLFVISLLGEVLSNDRPLVVRYEGHYYFPIVKDYSETLFGGDFPARANYLDPYIRSRLESNGNFAIYPPNHFHYDTIDYFAAHPYPAPPTTANWLGTDQYGRDVLARLLYGSRLSVLMALALTVSGVLVGVLTGAVQGFYGGRTDLIGQRLIEIWSSMPDLYLLIIFASIFEPTLWLLFILLSMFGWLVLSDYVRAEFLRNRSLDYVKAARTMGLSNWQIMWRHVLPNSLTPVITFLPFRMSAAILSLTSLDFLGLGVPPPTPSLGELLQQGKNNLDAWWISISAFAALVITLLLLTFMGDALRNALDTRSRGSAFGGGPR from the coding sequence ATGTCCTTGTCGACCCCCGCATCCAATTCAACCGCCTGGACCGCTGACGCGGCGGGCGTGGCGTACGCGGCGTCGCCGTCGCCATGGCGGCGCACATGGTTGCGCTTCAAACAGCAGCGTCTCGGTTACTGGAGCCTCGTGATCTTCGTATCGCTGTTCGTCATCAGCCTGCTCGGCGAGGTGCTGTCCAACGATCGCCCGTTGGTGGTCCGATACGAAGGCCACTATTACTTCCCGATCGTGAAGGACTACTCGGAGACCTTGTTCGGCGGTGATTTTCCGGCCCGCGCGAACTACCTGGACCCGTATATCCGCTCGCGGCTCGAATCGAACGGCAACTTCGCGATCTATCCGCCGAATCATTTCCACTACGACACGATCGACTACTTCGCCGCGCATCCGTATCCGGCACCGCCGACGACGGCCAACTGGCTCGGCACCGATCAATACGGCCGCGACGTGCTCGCACGGCTCCTGTACGGTTCCCGGCTTTCGGTGCTGATGGCGCTCGCGCTGACCGTGTCCGGCGTGTTGGTCGGCGTGTTGACAGGCGCGGTGCAGGGCTTTTATGGCGGACGCACCGATCTGATCGGGCAACGGCTCATCGAAATATGGAGTTCGATGCCGGACCTGTATCTGCTGATCATCTTCGCGTCGATTTTCGAGCCGACCTTGTGGCTGCTGTTTATCCTGCTGTCGATGTTCGGCTGGCTCGTGCTGTCCGACTACGTGCGCGCCGAATTCCTGCGTAACCGTTCGCTCGATTACGTCAAGGCTGCGCGCACGATGGGCCTGTCGAACTGGCAGATCATGTGGCGCCACGTGCTGCCCAATAGCCTGACGCCGGTGATTACGTTCCTGCCGTTTCGCATGAGCGCGGCGATTCTGTCGCTGACGAGTCTCGACTTTCTCGGCCTGGGCGTGCCGCCACCGACGCCGAGCCTCGGCGAATTGCTTCAGCAAGGCAAGAACAACCTCGACGCCTGGTGGATTTCGATTTCTGCGTTTGCCGCGCTGGTGATCACGCTGCTGCTGTTGACCTTCATGGGCGATGCGCTGCGCAATGCGCTCGATACACGCTCGCGCGGTTCGGCTTTCGGCGGAGGTCCGCGATGA
- a CDS encoding ABC transporter permease subunit, whose translation MLAYILRRLLLMVPTLLGVVTLTFVVTQFVPGGPVEQVMTQLRHGTGRGGEAGAGAGGYHGSQGVDPLQIEQIKKQFGFDKPPLERYLLMLKHYATFDLGQSYFQHESVWEVIRSKLPVSITLGIWTVLLTYLISVPLGIAKAVRNGSRFDTVTSVLVLAGYAIPGFVLGVLLLMLFGGGTFWQVFPMRGLTSDNFGELSTFGKLLDYLWHIVLPVTASVVGNFAIVTILTKNTFLEEIGRQYVLTARAKGAPERDVLWKHVLRNAAIPLLTGLPAAFVGAFLNGNLLIETLFSLDGMGQLSYDSVIRRDYPVVLGSLFLFTLIGLVTKLIADVCYVLVDPRIQFNRLDR comes from the coding sequence ATGCTTGCCTACATTCTCAGACGTTTGCTGTTAATGGTGCCGACGCTGCTCGGCGTGGTCACGCTGACCTTTGTCGTCACGCAGTTCGTGCCGGGTGGGCCGGTCGAACAGGTGATGACGCAACTCCGCCACGGCACTGGCCGTGGCGGAGAGGCGGGGGCGGGCGCGGGCGGCTATCACGGCAGCCAGGGCGTCGATCCTCTGCAGATCGAACAGATCAAGAAGCAGTTCGGCTTCGACAAGCCACCGCTCGAACGCTATCTGCTGATGCTCAAGCACTATGCGACGTTCGATCTCGGACAGTCGTACTTCCAGCATGAAAGCGTGTGGGAGGTGATCCGCTCGAAGCTGCCGGTGTCGATCACGCTCGGCATATGGACGGTGCTGCTCACGTATCTGATATCGGTACCGTTGGGCATTGCGAAAGCGGTGCGCAACGGCTCGCGCTTCGATACGGTGACGAGCGTGCTGGTGCTGGCCGGCTACGCGATTCCCGGCTTCGTGCTCGGCGTGCTGCTGCTGATGCTGTTCGGCGGCGGCACCTTCTGGCAGGTGTTTCCAATGCGCGGTCTCACGTCGGATAACTTCGGCGAGCTGAGCACCTTCGGCAAGTTACTCGATTATCTGTGGCACATCGTGCTGCCGGTGACGGCCTCGGTGGTCGGCAACTTCGCGATCGTCACGATTCTCACCAAGAACACGTTCCTCGAAGAGATCGGCCGTCAATATGTGTTGACCGCGCGCGCCAAGGGCGCGCCGGAGCGCGACGTGCTGTGGAAGCACGTGCTGCGCAATGCCGCAATTCCATTGTTGACGGGTCTGCCCGCCGCGTTTGTCGGCGCGTTCCTGAACGGCAACCTGCTAATCGAAACGCTGTTCTCGCTCGACGGCATGGGACAACTTTCGTACGACTCGGTGATTCGCCGGGATTATCCGGTCGTGCTCGGTTCGCTCTTTCTGTTCACGCTGATCGGCCTCGTAACCAAACTCATCGCTGACGTCTGCTATGTCCTTGTCGACCCCCGCATCCAATTCAACCGCCTGGACCGCTGA